In Eupeodes corollae chromosome 3, idEupCoro1.1, whole genome shotgun sequence, a single genomic region encodes these proteins:
- the LOC129952358 gene encoding histone H2A, whose translation MSGRGKGGKVKGKAKSRSNRAGLQFPVGRIHRLLRKGNYAERVGAGAPVYLAAVMEYLAAEVLELAGNAARDNKKTRIIPRHLQLAIRNDEELNKLLSGVTIAQGGVLPNIQAVLLPKKTEKSA comes from the coding sequence atgtctggtcgtggtaaaggtggaaaagtgaagggaaaggcaaagtcccgctctaatcgtgctggattacaattccctgttggtcgtattcatcgtctgctgcgaaagggaaactatgctgagcgcgtcggagccggtgcccctgtgtatttggcagctgtgatggaatatttggcggcagaagtcttggaattggcgggaaatgctgctcgtgacaacaaaaaaactagaattattccccgccatttgcaattggctattcggaacgacgaggaattgaataaattactttctggagtcacaatcgcacaaggaggtgttcttccaaatattcaagctgttttgttgccaaagaagacagagaaaagtgcttaa